The genomic DNA TTAAGATTATTTGGATCTCCGTTGTTAATGCCTATTACAATTAATGAATTCAAGGACCAAGCTTGATTGGATTGTGTAAAACCGGAAACCGAAAGAGGCCTATAAGCTTGTAAAAGCGTCTGCCAATCCCCCAAAACCCAATCAAAGTTGTTTATTCCTTCTAATTCAACTGTCCCTATTAGTTCCTTGTAGGTATTATCGTATAAACTTGAATAAAGTCCTATATTGTTGATGTAAAGCTCCTTAAACTTTTGGCCCAATGAATCCATGATATCATTTAACATTCTGCTCATCCAACTGAGGAAAAGAAATCATTATGAAATTGATTCAAGTGAAGAAGAAAGTATTTTCAAAAAATTAAAAAGTTTCATATCTTAAGTTATTGACATCCAAATATTGTAATGCTAATCTAAACATACCGACGTCCTGTATGTTTAGATTAGAAGAGGTGTGTAAATGAAAATTAAAGATTCAAAGCAAACAATTGAAAAAATATTAACGGTGTCAGCAACGCTGTTTAGTGAGAAGGGATTTGATAAAACGAGTATACAAGATATTGTTGATTCTATTGGAATGTCACGTGGTGCTATTTTTCATCATTTTAAGTCGAAAGAAGATATATTAGATGCAGTCATAGAACGACATTTAAATTATACTTACGAGATGTTGGAGCAATTAGCTAACAGCGTTGATTCAGTAAATAGTAGGGATAAGCTGATAAAAATCTTAGAGATACTTATATCAGACAAGAATATTCATACGATTGATAGTGTTCTAAATGTCCAAATTAAAAATCCACAGTTTGTTATTCAAAGAATAAAAAAAGGTGTAACAAATGAAGCGTTAATTTTTAAAGAAATTATAGAACAAGGGATAGCTGATGGATCAATTGAAACTGAATATCCTAATGAATGTGCAGAAGTTTTTATGTTTTTGATAAATATTTGGACGAATCCAGTTCTATTTAATCGTAAAAAAACAGAAACAATTAGGCGGCTGATTTTTATGCAATATATGATGAGGCAACTAGGTGTTGATATTGTGAGTGACAAATTAATAGAATCACTTATGGAGAATTATCCGAATGTAGAAGATGGTGATATAGATGAATAGTTTTGCGGTAAAAATAGATAAATTGGTAAAAACATTTGCTGGTTCAGAGGTGATTAAAGGCAGCGCAATGAGGGTGAAAGCCAATACCATATATGGATTCTTAGGTGCCAATGGTGCAGGGAAAACAACAGTGTTTAAAATTTTATCAGGATTATTGGTTCCTACATCTGGGAAGGTTGAAATTTTTGGAATGGATATAACGGAAAATCGCGAGTTGATATTAAAAAATATAGGAACTTTAATTGAAGTCCCAGTATTTTATGAGCATTTATCAGCAACTGAGAATTTAAAATTTCATTTAGCATATATGAATGTGGAAGGATTTGGAGTTTCTGAAGTCTTAGAAATGGTAGGCCTTACT from Bacillus basilensis includes the following:
- a CDS encoding ATP-binding cassette domain-containing protein, with the translated sequence MNSFAVKIDKLVKTFAGSEVIKGSAMRVKANTIYGFLGANGAGKTTVFKILSGLLVPTSGKVEIFGMDITENRELILKNIGTLIEVPVFYEHLSATENLKFHLAYMNVEGFGVSEVLEMVGLTQTGDQPVSKFSLGMRQRLAIARSFIHKPKLLILDEPVNGLDPLGIQEMRVLFKNLSKNYGMTILISSHILSELEHIVDSIGVIVNGVVVEEALLEEVKTKSPKGLEEYFFKIMSGGKVCV
- a CDS encoding TetR/AcrR family transcriptional regulator; protein product: MKIKDSKQTIEKILTVSATLFSEKGFDKTSIQDIVDSIGMSRGAIFHHFKSKEDILDAVIERHLNYTYEMLEQLANSVDSVNSRDKLIKILEILISDKNIHTIDSVLNVQIKNPQFVIQRIKKGVTNEALIFKEIIEQGIADGSIETEYPNECAEVFMFLINIWTNPVLFNRKKTETIRRLIFMQYMMRQLGVDIVSDKLIESLMENYPNVEDGDIDE